Proteins from a single region of Orcinus orca chromosome 20, mOrcOrc1.1, whole genome shotgun sequence:
- the LOC101290409 gene encoding 5-hydroxyisourate hydrolase-like isoform X3 — MSSGVALRLRTLQRHLGSPEVWTQGSFPVPLVAQGRGMEPGSSPLTTHVLDTASGLPAEGLCLRLSRLEDHGQQWTELRKSYTDPDGRCPGLLLPGQMKAGTYKLSFDTEGYWQKRGQESFYPSFSPSQTRPTSSTCRCC; from the exons ATGAGCTCCGGGGTCGCCCTGCGGCTGCGGACACTCCAGCGACACCTGGGCTCCCCGGAG GTGTGGACACAAGGCAGCTTCCCTGTCCCTCTCGTGGCCCAGGGCAGAGGTATGGAGCCGGGCAGCAGCCCGCTGACCACCCACGTACTGGACACTGCCTCAGGGCTTCCGGCTGAGGGCCTCTGCCTCCGTCTGTCCAGGCTCGAGGACCATGGCCAGCAGTGGACCGAGCTGAGGAAAAG CTACACGGACCCTGACGGCCGCTGCCCTGGGCTCCTGCTGCCAGGCCAGATGAAGGCGGGCACCTACAAGCTGTCCTTCGACACTGAGGGCTACTGGCAGAAGAGGGGCCAGGAGAGCTTCTACCC GTCGTTTTCACCATCACAAACGAGACCCACAAGTTCCACGTGCCGCTGCTGCTGA
- the LOC101290409 gene encoding 5-hydroxyisourate hydrolase-like isoform X1 — protein sequence MSSGVALRLRTLQRHLGSPEVWTQGSFPVPLVAQGRGMEPGSSPLTTHVLDTASGLPAEGLCLRLSRLEDHGQQWTELRKSYTDPDGRCPGLLLPGQMKAGTYKLSFDTEGYWQKRGQESFYPYVEVVFTITNETHKFHVPLLLSPWSYTTYRGS from the exons ATGAGCTCCGGGGTCGCCCTGCGGCTGCGGACACTCCAGCGACACCTGGGCTCCCCGGAG GTGTGGACACAAGGCAGCTTCCCTGTCCCTCTCGTGGCCCAGGGCAGAGGTATGGAGCCGGGCAGCAGCCCGCTGACCACCCACGTACTGGACACTGCCTCAGGGCTTCCGGCTGAGGGCCTCTGCCTCCGTCTGTCCAGGCTCGAGGACCATGGCCAGCAGTGGACCGAGCTGAGGAAAAG CTACACGGACCCTGACGGCCGCTGCCCTGGGCTCCTGCTGCCAGGCCAGATGAAGGCGGGCACCTACAAGCTGTCCTTCGACACTGAGGGCTACTGGCAGAAGAGGGGCCAGGAGAGCTTCTACCCGTACGTGGAG GTCGTTTTCACCATCACAAACGAGACCCACAAGTTCCACGTGCCGCTGCTGCTGAGCCCGTGGTCTTATACCACGTACCGAGGGAGCTAG
- the LOC101290409 gene encoding 5-hydroxyisourate hydrolase-like isoform X2, with amino-acid sequence MSSGVALRLRTLQRHLGSPEGRGMEPGSSPLTTHVLDTASGLPAEGLCLRLSRLEDHGQQWTELRKSYTDPDGRCPGLLLPGQMKAGTYKLSFDTEGYWQKRGQESFYPYVEVVFTITNETHKFHVPLLLSPWSYTTYRGS; translated from the exons ATGAGCTCCGGGGTCGCCCTGCGGCTGCGGACACTCCAGCGACACCTGGGCTCCCCGGAG GGCAGAGGTATGGAGCCGGGCAGCAGCCCGCTGACCACCCACGTACTGGACACTGCCTCAGGGCTTCCGGCTGAGGGCCTCTGCCTCCGTCTGTCCAGGCTCGAGGACCATGGCCAGCAGTGGACCGAGCTGAGGAAAAG CTACACGGACCCTGACGGCCGCTGCCCTGGGCTCCTGCTGCCAGGCCAGATGAAGGCGGGCACCTACAAGCTGTCCTTCGACACTGAGGGCTACTGGCAGAAGAGGGGCCAGGAGAGCTTCTACCCGTACGTGGAG GTCGTTTTCACCATCACAAACGAGACCCACAAGTTCCACGTGCCGCTGCTGCTGAGCCCGTGGTCTTATACCACGTACCGAGGGAGCTAG
- the GAS8 gene encoding dynein regulatory complex subunit 4 isoform X2: protein MAPKKKGKKGKAKGTPIVDGLAPEDMSKEQVVEHIGRIREELDRERVERNYFQLERDRIYTFWEITRRQLEEKKAELRNKDREMEEAEERHQVEIKVYKQKVKHLLYEHQNSLMEMKAEGTVVMKLAQEERRAQEGALCRDMRALQVELKEQELAGELVVKNLRLKHTEEITKIRKDFERQVREIEAKYDKKVRMLRDELDLRRKTEIHEVEERKNGQISMLMQRHEEAFTDIRNYYSEITLNNLALINSLKEQMEAMRKKERHLEKEMMEVSAQNRLLADPLQKARDEMSEMQKQLGGYKRDKQILLCTKARLKVTEEELKSLQWEHEVLEQRFIQVQQERDGLYRKFTAAILEVQQKVGLKNLVLERKVQALATAVEKKEVQFNEVLAASNLDPAALTLVSRKLEDVLESKNSTIKDLQYELARVCKAHNDLLRTYEAKLLAFGVPLDNVGFKPLETAVIGQTLGQGPAGLVGTPT from the exons ATG GCGcccaaaaagaaagggaagaaagggaaagccAAAGGTACCCCGATTGTTGATGGTCTCGCTCCGGAGGACATGAGCAAGGAACAG GTGGTGGAACACATTGGCCGCATCCGGGAGGAGCTGGACCGTGAGCGGGTCGAGCGCAACTACTTCCAGCTGGAGCGGGACAGGATCTACACTTTCTGGGAGATCACGCGGAGGCAGCTGGAGGAGAAGAAGGCTGAGCTGAGGAACAAAGACCGGGAGATGGAGGAGGCCGAGGAGAGGCACCAGGTGGAGATCAAG GTCTATAAGCAGAAGGTGAAGCACTTGCTGTACGAGCATCAGAACAGCTTGATGGAGATGAAGGCGGAGGGCACCGTGGTCATGAAGCTGGCGCAGGAGGAGCGCCGTGCGCAGGAGGGTGCCCTGTGCAGGGACATGCGGGCACTGCAGGTGGAGCTGAAGGAACAGGAGCTGGCTGGCGAGCTGGTGGTGAAGAACCTGAGGCTG AAACACACTGAGGAGATCACCAAGATCCGCAAGGACTTTGAGCGGCAGGTGCGAG AAATCGAGGCCAAGTACGATAAGAAGGTCAGGATGCTTAGGGATGAGCTTGACCTGCGCAGGAAGACAGAGATCCACgaggtggaggagaggaagaacGGCCAGATCAGCATGCTTATGCAGCGCCACGAGGAGGCCTTCACGGACATCAGGAACTATTACAGCGAAATCACCCTCAACAACCTGGCTCTCATCAACTCCCTCAAG GAGCAGATGGAGGCCATGCGGAAGAAAGAGAGGCACCTGGAGAAGGAGATGATGGAGGTGTCCGCGCAGAACAGGCTCCTGGCAGACCCCCTGCAGAAGGCTCGGGACGAGATGAGCGAGATGCAGAAGCAGCTCGGGGGCTACAAGAGGGACAAGCAGATCCTGCTG TGCACGAAAGCCCGTCTGAAAGTCACCGAGGAGGAGCTGAAGagcctgcagtgggagcacgaGGTTCTGGAGCAGCGCTTCATCCAG GTGCAGCAGGAGAGGGACGGGCTGTACCGGAAGTTCACCGCAGCCATCCTGGAGGTGCAGCAGAAGGTGGGCCTCAAGAACCTCGTCTTGGAGCGCAAGGTACAGGCCCTGGCCACCGCGGTGGAGAAGAAGGAGGTGCAGTTCAACGAGGTGCTGGCGGCCTCCAACCTGGACCCTGCGGCCCTGACCCTCGTGTCCCGCAAGCTGGAG GACGTTCTGGAATCGAAGAACAGCACCATCAAGGACTTGCAGTACGAGCTGGCCCGGGTCTGCAAG GCCCACAATGACTTGCTGCGTACCTATGAGGCGAAGCTCCTGGCCTTTGGGGTCCCCCTGGACAACGTGGGCTTCAAGCCCCTGGAGACAGCCGTGATCGGCCAGACGCTGGGCCAGGGCCCCGCAGGACTCGTGGGCACCCCAACGTAG
- the GAS8 gene encoding dynein regulatory complex subunit 4 isoform X1 translates to MAPKKKGKKGKAKGTPIVDGLAPEDMSKEQVVEHIGRIREELDRERVERNYFQLERDRIYTFWEITRRQLEEKKAELRNKDREMEEAEERHQVEIKVYKQKVKHLLYEHQNSLMEMKAEGTVVMKLAQEERRAQEGALCRDMRALQVELKEQELAGELVVKNLRLKHTEEITKIRKDFERQVREIEAKYDKKVRMLRDELDLRRKTEIHEVEERKNGQISMLMQRHEEAFTDIRNYYSEITLNNLALINSLKEQMEAMRKKERHLEKEMMEVSAQNRLLADPLQKARDEMSEMQKQLGGYKRDKQILLCTKARLKVTEEELKSLQWEHEVLEQRFIQASSRDAWVPGWAPGSGSWRSRGPPRSARLSVGGQPGSQRVVSGRERVVPTAVPWGSPLKRGGGLAP, encoded by the exons ATG GCGcccaaaaagaaagggaagaaagggaaagccAAAGGTACCCCGATTGTTGATGGTCTCGCTCCGGAGGACATGAGCAAGGAACAG GTGGTGGAACACATTGGCCGCATCCGGGAGGAGCTGGACCGTGAGCGGGTCGAGCGCAACTACTTCCAGCTGGAGCGGGACAGGATCTACACTTTCTGGGAGATCACGCGGAGGCAGCTGGAGGAGAAGAAGGCTGAGCTGAGGAACAAAGACCGGGAGATGGAGGAGGCCGAGGAGAGGCACCAGGTGGAGATCAAG GTCTATAAGCAGAAGGTGAAGCACTTGCTGTACGAGCATCAGAACAGCTTGATGGAGATGAAGGCGGAGGGCACCGTGGTCATGAAGCTGGCGCAGGAGGAGCGCCGTGCGCAGGAGGGTGCCCTGTGCAGGGACATGCGGGCACTGCAGGTGGAGCTGAAGGAACAGGAGCTGGCTGGCGAGCTGGTGGTGAAGAACCTGAGGCTG AAACACACTGAGGAGATCACCAAGATCCGCAAGGACTTTGAGCGGCAGGTGCGAG AAATCGAGGCCAAGTACGATAAGAAGGTCAGGATGCTTAGGGATGAGCTTGACCTGCGCAGGAAGACAGAGATCCACgaggtggaggagaggaagaacGGCCAGATCAGCATGCTTATGCAGCGCCACGAGGAGGCCTTCACGGACATCAGGAACTATTACAGCGAAATCACCCTCAACAACCTGGCTCTCATCAACTCCCTCAAG GAGCAGATGGAGGCCATGCGGAAGAAAGAGAGGCACCTGGAGAAGGAGATGATGGAGGTGTCCGCGCAGAACAGGCTCCTGGCAGACCCCCTGCAGAAGGCTCGGGACGAGATGAGCGAGATGCAGAAGCAGCTCGGGGGCTACAAGAGGGACAAGCAGATCCTGCTG TGCACGAAAGCCCGTCTGAAAGTCACCGAGGAGGAGCTGAAGagcctgcagtgggagcacgaGGTTCTGGAGCAGCGCTTCATCCAGGCAAGCTCCCGGGACGCCTGGGTGCCGGGCTGGGCGCCCGGCTCTGGCAGCTGGAGGTCCCGTGGCCCTCCTCGTTCTGCGCGGCTCTCGGTGGGCGGCCAGCCCGGGTCTCAGAGGGTGGTCAGTGGTAGGGAGCGGGTGGTGCCCACGGCTGTCCCCTGGGGCTCTCCTCTGAAGCGTGGAGGTGGCCTGGCCCCTTGA
- the DBNDD1 gene encoding dysbindin domain-containing protein 1 isoform X2: protein MEPPEGASPGGVVKEVEVPRAALGTPVPGTGTSNHSPVAEEEVGVPVPAPGLLQVTERRQPLSSVSSLEVHFDLLDLTELTDMSDQELAEVFADSDDENLASDSPAGLHPLPRAGCLRSPSWTRTRAEQNREKQPFGDPERQPAVVDTFLTVERPKED from the exons ATGGAGCCCCCGGAGGGCGCCAGCCCGGGAG GGGTAGTTAAGGAGGTCGAGGTGCCAAGGGCGGCCCTGGGCACCCCCGTTCCTGGGACGGGGACCAGCAACCACTCACCTGTGGCCGAGGAGGAGGTGGGCGTCCCAGTACCGGCACCGGGTCTCTTGCAGGTCACGGAGAGGCGGC agccCCTGAGCAGCGTCTCGTCCCTGGAGGTGCACTTCGACCTCCTGGACCTCACCGAGCTGACTGACATGTCCGACCAGGAGCTGGCCGAGGTCTTCGCCGACTCGGATGACGAGAACCTGGCCAGCGACTCGCCCGCAG GCCTACACCCGCTGCCCAGGGCCGGCTGTCTGCGCTCCCCCTCCTGGACACGCACCAGGGCCGAGCAGAACCGTGAGAAGCAGCCCTTTGGTGACCCCGAGCGGCAGCCTGCCGTTGTGGACACGTTTCTCACCGTGGAGAGGCCCAAGGAGGACTAG
- the DBNDD1 gene encoding dysbindin domain-containing protein 1 isoform X1, which translates to MSDQELAEVFADSDDENLASDSPAGLHPLPRAGCLRSPSWTRTRAEQNREKQPFGDPERQPAVVDTFLTVERPKED; encoded by the exons ATGTCCGACCAGGAGCTGGCCGAGGTCTTCGCCGACTCGGATGACGAGAACCTGGCCAGCGACTCGCCCGCAG GCCTACACCCGCTGCCCAGGGCCGGCTGTCTGCGCTCCCCCTCCTGGACACGCACCAGGGCCGAGCAGAACCGTGAGAAGCAGCCCTTTGGTGACCCCGAGCGGCAGCCTGCCGTTGTGGACACGTTTCTCACCGTGGAGAGGCCCAAGGAGGACTAG